One window from the genome of Anguilla rostrata isolate EN2019 chromosome 5, ASM1855537v3, whole genome shotgun sequence encodes:
- the LOC135255934 gene encoding uncharacterized protein LOC135255934 isoform X1, whose translation MSKLSVELLLLREISDKKVMLVWILLGTAFCVDGFRIDNRTQVAYGRDLIIPFSRRAVVLLFSPADMRFAPIMAWSIQDPAGVEWRRGRSDGRHWILEGVTYEDQGKYTQHDSTNHILSSVILTVREERHYLDRRVNGSMTISLRVPLADAQLSFTPEGGKENYSLVRRGTLDTPDESYRARLQLGLSRIILEGLTMEDSGQYELRDRNLNLVSTTRLRVSDSDDTSGNPYLALLALLGVGGGIFCCVRKKKCCKKKSPHIQGDSHSPEQPNGDGQVFYHPTPNDPSQSNWTDPAGPPPDWIGPTGPPPNWAGPAGPPPNWIGPAGPPPNWAGPAGPPPNWAGPAGPPPNWAGPPQPDYGQNPPNVMYPPMNPQPQWTPGPQAAGYAPVMYSAPPTASEPVKEDEKEAIATDSLTAPDTEDSDGKQKPSSPSFPPSSDCLHSSAQGVQFQIDKEDRTKDYSNHDPQGSGTRASENFL comes from the exons ATGTCAAAACTCAGCGTTGAACTGCTACTACTGCGGGAGATTTCCGACAAAAAG GTAATGTTGGTGTGGATATTGCTCGGCACCGCTTTCTGTGTTG ATGGCTTCAGAATTGATAACAGGACGCAGGTGGCCTACGGGCGGGACCTGATCATCCCCTTCTCCCGGCGGGCGGTGGTGCTGCTGTTCTCCCCCGCGGACATGCGGTTTGCCCCCATAATGGCGTGGAGCATCCAGGACCCCGCCGGCGTCGAGTGGCGGCGCGGCCGGTCCGACGGCCGCCACTGGATCCTGGAGGGGGTGACCTATGAGGACCAGGGGAAGTACACCCAGCACGACAGCACCAACCACATCCTGTCCTCCGTCATCCTGACCGTCAGAG AGGAGCGGCACTACCTGGACCGGCGTGTGAACGGTTCCATGACCATCTCGCTCCGCGTGCCGCTGGCCGACGCCCAGCTGTCCTTCACCCcggagggcgggaaggagaacTACAGCCTGGTGCGGCGCGGGACGCTGGACACGCCCGACGAGTCCTACCGAGCCCGTCTGCAGCTGGGGCTGTCCAGGATCATCCTGGAGGGCCTGACTATGGAGGACAGCGGCCAGTATGAGCTGCGCGACCGAAACCTGAACCTGGTGTCCACCACCCGGCTGCGAGTCAGCG actcTGACGACACGTCGGGGAACCCCTACCTGGCCCTCCTGGCCCtgctgggtgtgggggggggcatcttcTGCTGTGTGAGGAAGAAGAAGTGCTGCAAGAAGAAGAGCCCCCACATTCAGGGTGACTCACATTCACCTGAGCAGCCCAACGGAGacggccag GTTTTCTATCATCCAACTCCCAACGATCCCAGCCAGTCAAACTGGACCGACCCGGCTGGTCCTCCACCAGACTGGATTGGACCAACCGGTCCTCCACCAAACTGGGCTGGACCAGCAGGTCCACCACCGAACTGGATTGGACCGGCTGGTCCACCACCAAACTGGGCCGGACCGGCTGGTCCACCACCAAACTGGGCCGGACCGGCTGGCCCACCACCAAACTGGGCCGGACCGCCACAACCAGATTATGGCCAAAATCCCCCCAATGTG ATGTACCCTCCCATGAACCCCCAGCCACAGTGGACCCCAGGACCCCAGGCCGCG gGCTATGCTCCTGTCATGTACAGTGCACCTCCCACTGCATCAGAGCCAGTGAAGGAGGATGAGAAAGAGGCAATAGCTACTGACAGCCTGACTGCCCCTGACACTGAG GATTCGGATGGGAAGCAGAAGCCATcgtctccctccttccccccgaGCTCAGACTGTTTGCACTCATCAGCCCAGGGGGTCCAGTTCCAGATTGACAAGGAGGACAGGACAAAGGACTACAGTAATCACGATCCCCAGGGCAGCGGCACACGCGCCTCCGAAAACTTCCTCTAG
- the LOC135255934 gene encoding uncharacterized protein LOC135255934 isoform X2 → MLVWILLGTAFCVDGFRIDNRTQVAYGRDLIIPFSRRAVVLLFSPADMRFAPIMAWSIQDPAGVEWRRGRSDGRHWILEGVTYEDQGKYTQHDSTNHILSSVILTVREERHYLDRRVNGSMTISLRVPLADAQLSFTPEGGKENYSLVRRGTLDTPDESYRARLQLGLSRIILEGLTMEDSGQYELRDRNLNLVSTTRLRVSDSDDTSGNPYLALLALLGVGGGIFCCVRKKKCCKKKSPHIQGDSHSPEQPNGDGQVFYHPTPNDPSQSNWTDPAGPPPDWIGPTGPPPNWAGPAGPPPNWIGPAGPPPNWAGPAGPPPNWAGPAGPPPNWAGPPQPDYGQNPPNVMYPPMNPQPQWTPGPQAAGYAPVMYSAPPTASEPVKEDEKEAIATDSLTAPDTEDSDGKQKPSSPSFPPSSDCLHSSAQGVQFQIDKEDRTKDYSNHDPQGSGTRASENFL, encoded by the exons ATGTTGGTGTGGATATTGCTCGGCACCGCTTTCTGTGTTG ATGGCTTCAGAATTGATAACAGGACGCAGGTGGCCTACGGGCGGGACCTGATCATCCCCTTCTCCCGGCGGGCGGTGGTGCTGCTGTTCTCCCCCGCGGACATGCGGTTTGCCCCCATAATGGCGTGGAGCATCCAGGACCCCGCCGGCGTCGAGTGGCGGCGCGGCCGGTCCGACGGCCGCCACTGGATCCTGGAGGGGGTGACCTATGAGGACCAGGGGAAGTACACCCAGCACGACAGCACCAACCACATCCTGTCCTCCGTCATCCTGACCGTCAGAG AGGAGCGGCACTACCTGGACCGGCGTGTGAACGGTTCCATGACCATCTCGCTCCGCGTGCCGCTGGCCGACGCCCAGCTGTCCTTCACCCcggagggcgggaaggagaacTACAGCCTGGTGCGGCGCGGGACGCTGGACACGCCCGACGAGTCCTACCGAGCCCGTCTGCAGCTGGGGCTGTCCAGGATCATCCTGGAGGGCCTGACTATGGAGGACAGCGGCCAGTATGAGCTGCGCGACCGAAACCTGAACCTGGTGTCCACCACCCGGCTGCGAGTCAGCG actcTGACGACACGTCGGGGAACCCCTACCTGGCCCTCCTGGCCCtgctgggtgtgggggggggcatcttcTGCTGTGTGAGGAAGAAGAAGTGCTGCAAGAAGAAGAGCCCCCACATTCAGGGTGACTCACATTCACCTGAGCAGCCCAACGGAGacggccag GTTTTCTATCATCCAACTCCCAACGATCCCAGCCAGTCAAACTGGACCGACCCGGCTGGTCCTCCACCAGACTGGATTGGACCAACCGGTCCTCCACCAAACTGGGCTGGACCAGCAGGTCCACCACCGAACTGGATTGGACCGGCTGGTCCACCACCAAACTGGGCCGGACCGGCTGGTCCACCACCAAACTGGGCCGGACCGGCTGGCCCACCACCAAACTGGGCCGGACCGCCACAACCAGATTATGGCCAAAATCCCCCCAATGTG ATGTACCCTCCCATGAACCCCCAGCCACAGTGGACCCCAGGACCCCAGGCCGCG gGCTATGCTCCTGTCATGTACAGTGCACCTCCCACTGCATCAGAGCCAGTGAAGGAGGATGAGAAAGAGGCAATAGCTACTGACAGCCTGACTGCCCCTGACACTGAG GATTCGGATGGGAAGCAGAAGCCATcgtctccctccttccccccgaGCTCAGACTGTTTGCACTCATCAGCCCAGGGGGTCCAGTTCCAGATTGACAAGGAGGACAGGACAAAGGACTACAGTAATCACGATCCCCAGGGCAGCGGCACACGCGCCTCCGAAAACTTCCTCTAG